One part of the Novipirellula aureliae genome encodes these proteins:
- a CDS encoding PA2169 family four-helix-bundle protein, which yields MALETKTDLNENTIQKLQKLIRANIDSYNGFHESAEEIDDSRLKVLFKELGDERSAMASELQNYVDFNGDDAEDDGSVAAKTHRIWINIRSKINGGDPYVILIEAERGEDHIKEAYEDVLKETAGSAMNDVLTEQYAKVKAGHDKVRDLRDAYKK from the coding sequence ATGGCACTCGAAACAAAAACCGACCTCAATGAAAACACCATTCAAAAGCTTCAAAAGTTGATTCGCGCCAACATCGACTCTTACAACGGTTTTCACGAATCTGCAGAGGAGATTGATGACTCTAGACTGAAGGTACTCTTCAAAGAACTCGGTGACGAACGATCCGCGATGGCCAGCGAATTACAAAATTACGTCGACTTCAACGGCGATGATGCCGAAGACGATGGCAGCGTTGCCGCCAAGACCCACCGCATTTGGATCAATATCCGAAGCAAGATCAACGGTGGCGATCCCTACGTGATCCTGATCGAAGCCGAGCGTGGCGAAGACCACATCAAAGAAGCGTACGAGGATGTGCTGAAGGAAACGGCTGGAAGTGCAATGAACGATGTTCTAACGGAACAGTACGCAAAGGTGAAAGCTGGTCACGACAAAGTTCGAGACCTACGCGATGCCTACAAGAAATAA
- a CDS encoding PAS domain S-box protein, with product MNQPSKNTKTFHRDITKTPRCIIGIGASAGGLTALECLFEQVAENTGAAFVVIQHLSPDYQSHMAELLGRRTNMTTVQMTEGTTLKPNTVYLMPPGKHVELDDDRLKLLERFDDGELNLPIDRFFHSLAKQSDRPIASVILSGTGSDGSHGILDVRQAGGLVLCQDEDSAQFNGMPLNAIKTQSVHIVAPVPEIAEALTAFAEGTSLEEVVARRAPSIERNDLDPIYKRLEGCCGVDFGRYKHGTFSRRLSRRMMLSKTDELDRYVALLDNDPRELSRLADDLMIGVTRFFRDPDGYQRLSGRCLRTLVSSKKEDDELRVWIAGCATGQEAYSIAMLIQEEKQRRGAKFATKIFATDVHPDAIRYAQQGVYPAESITEIPKHLRDQFVTQHPDGFEIIKSVRDSIVFARHDVLQDAPFTNMDLVTCRNLLIYLLEDAQESVLSAFTHALRTRGVLWLGPSETPGNVEEQFATLDKHWRLFQKERESRLPLDLKLRKRPPTNAALSIRPRPSRAPSPALVMSYDRILEEYAPPGILFDHSLQPLQVFGDVSRFTVRQAGRLSGTVEDMLAEPLRLPLMVLLQRMHTSQKVVETESAILQGERVELRVEAFHHSNISETHYLLRINSTSSSTENSLFLPSAVDPQNNAANREISLVPPKLAAMDGNEASEIALLQEQVRMLELELDYTRENLQATIEEVETTNEELQSSNEELTSSNEELQSTNEELHSVNEELHTTHSESSRRLQLLTELTTDLESVMRESDVGMVLVDREMSIRRVTPAAEDILLLRGKGVKGESLTNYAHALEGADLIEIAQRVRDTNQPVEVEATDRRADPVLLRATPYRDRSGVLLTITNLKSVKDTADKIRKLNSIVSDSTDAIIGVELTGRVTSWNRGATKLFGNALDVSKNVELADVLPDSVFDPCDVLVRELSRKGEVAPKEISATILGKKLTLLIRVTPVLDDYERVSAAAITLYDVTLMRAAEEQLRLRTRAIDAASTGFIIVDALAENLPIVYANKGFYSLTGFQPNDIIGRNCRFLQGPRTDPADVQKIRDAIAARRECRVTLLNYRRDGTEFYNDLIITPITDDEGRVTHFIGAQNDVSAVVQAKRILECSEAEYRSTFENAAIGIAHVGLDGEWLRVNEKLCEIVGYSREELLSKTFQEITHPDDLDIDLVQFAQMKRGEIPGYSMEKRYLHRDGHVVWINLTTSLRLDVDGNPECCISLINDISARKETEQRLSASRAIISEVIQRSDDPFVSFNQEGVIQVANRAAHHLTKLSENLVGRSYEELFANELESPLLSVLDRVRRSQRGETTEYFSQTRNRWYDARVFPVEGGAALYMTDVTGRKETENYLETARAAAEEASLAKSKFLTNMSHEIRSPMSAIIGFSDIALRDVREGKEVQAEHLETVIRNGRFLLGIINDILDLSKVEAGKLEVRKARFSLVPMLADISELMRHRSDSNGIPLTFEFASPVVERIHSDRSRVEQILVNLIGNAIKFTPKGSVRVVVDMTSPDRDHLRFRIIDTGIGISRDNLSRLFQTFSQVHDEKIVGVEGTGLGLVISKRLAKILGGDITVESFKGKGSCFTLLLPVESSGNLVMPNAADLKPESTSSGKLEQLRCRVLVADDARDVRMVTTRILSRAGAEVAEAVNGADAVKAVIKAESEERPFACILMDMQMPVLDGRAATERLRDQGFTMPIIALTAGATSDEVQKAIAVGCTEFMAKPVDSANLIQRVAVLTK from the coding sequence ATGAACCAACCCTCCAAGAATACGAAAACATTTCACCGTGACATCACGAAGACCCCGCGTTGCATTATCGGTATCGGTGCGTCCGCGGGTGGTCTGACGGCACTAGAATGTCTATTTGAGCAGGTGGCCGAAAACACGGGTGCCGCTTTTGTCGTGATTCAGCATCTATCGCCAGATTATCAAAGCCACATGGCCGAATTATTAGGCCGCAGAACGAATATGACCACGGTCCAGATGACGGAGGGCACAACGTTAAAGCCCAACACCGTGTACTTGATGCCACCTGGAAAGCACGTCGAACTGGACGATGATCGGCTGAAGTTGTTGGAGCGATTCGACGATGGCGAGTTGAACCTGCCCATTGATCGGTTCTTCCATTCCCTTGCAAAGCAATCCGATCGGCCGATCGCTTCGGTCATCCTTTCGGGGACCGGCAGCGACGGCAGTCACGGTATTCTGGACGTCCGGCAAGCGGGCGGTTTGGTGCTGTGTCAGGACGAGGACTCGGCTCAGTTCAATGGCATGCCACTCAACGCCATCAAAACTCAGTCCGTACACATTGTCGCGCCCGTCCCCGAAATCGCCGAGGCATTGACTGCCTTTGCGGAAGGAACGTCACTTGAGGAGGTTGTTGCGCGCCGAGCGCCGTCGATCGAACGCAACGATCTCGATCCGATCTACAAAAGATTAGAAGGATGCTGTGGCGTTGATTTTGGACGTTACAAACACGGAACGTTTTCCAGACGACTGTCGCGTCGGATGATGTTGAGCAAGACAGACGAGTTGGACCGTTATGTCGCTTTGCTTGACAATGATCCCAGAGAATTATCGCGATTGGCCGACGATTTGATGATCGGCGTGACTCGTTTTTTTCGCGATCCAGACGGATACCAACGGCTGTCTGGACGTTGTCTCCGTACGCTTGTCTCATCGAAAAAGGAGGACGATGAATTGCGAGTATGGATCGCCGGTTGTGCGACCGGTCAGGAGGCGTACAGCATCGCAATGCTGATCCAGGAGGAGAAGCAGAGACGGGGGGCAAAATTTGCCACAAAGATATTTGCGACTGACGTGCATCCCGACGCGATCCGATATGCACAGCAAGGCGTCTACCCCGCCGAGTCGATCACGGAAATTCCGAAACACCTCCGGGATCAGTTTGTCACGCAGCACCCCGATGGCTTCGAAATCATCAAAAGTGTCCGTGATTCGATCGTTTTCGCACGCCACGATGTGCTGCAAGACGCTCCGTTCACGAACATGGACCTGGTCACCTGTCGGAATCTGTTGATCTATCTGCTGGAAGACGCGCAGGAAAGTGTGCTTTCTGCATTCACACATGCCTTGAGGACGCGAGGCGTGCTGTGGCTCGGTCCGAGCGAAACACCTGGGAACGTGGAAGAGCAGTTCGCGACACTCGACAAACACTGGCGGCTATTCCAAAAAGAACGCGAATCGCGATTACCGCTGGATTTGAAACTTCGCAAACGTCCACCGACCAACGCCGCTCTTTCGATTCGTCCAAGACCATCTCGTGCACCATCTCCAGCGCTCGTGATGTCCTACGACCGAATACTGGAAGAATACGCGCCGCCCGGAATCTTGTTCGACCACTCGTTGCAACCGCTGCAAGTCTTTGGGGATGTCTCCCGATTCACCGTTCGGCAAGCGGGACGATTGAGCGGGACCGTCGAGGATATGCTCGCCGAACCGTTGCGTTTGCCTTTGATGGTTCTTCTGCAACGCATGCATACCAGCCAAAAAGTTGTCGAGACCGAATCGGCCATCTTACAGGGTGAGCGAGTTGAGTTACGGGTCGAAGCGTTTCATCATTCCAATATTTCTGAAACCCACTATTTGCTCCGCATCAACTCGACATCTTCGTCAACGGAAAACTCGCTTTTCTTGCCGTCGGCGGTTGATCCGCAAAACAACGCAGCCAATCGAGAGATTTCGTTGGTACCTCCGAAGCTAGCGGCAATGGATGGCAACGAAGCGTCGGAGATCGCATTGCTTCAAGAGCAAGTGCGAATGCTCGAACTGGAACTCGACTACACGCGAGAGAACTTGCAAGCAACGATCGAAGAAGTCGAGACGACGAATGAGGAACTACAATCGAGCAACGAAGAGCTAACCAGCAGCAACGAGGAACTGCAAAGCACGAACGAAGAGCTGCACAGCGTCAACGAAGAATTACATACGACCCACTCGGAAAGTTCGCGTCGGCTCCAATTGCTGACCGAACTGACGACCGACCTGGAAAGCGTCATGCGTGAAAGTGACGTTGGAATGGTCCTCGTCGATCGGGAGATGAGTATCCGTCGGGTCACACCTGCTGCAGAAGATATTTTGTTGCTCCGAGGCAAAGGCGTAAAAGGGGAATCCTTGACAAACTATGCGCATGCCCTCGAAGGCGCCGACCTCATCGAGATCGCTCAGCGCGTCCGCGACACGAATCAACCGGTCGAGGTCGAGGCGACCGATCGAAGAGCGGATCCGGTGCTCTTGAGAGCGACACCCTATCGTGATCGCTCCGGCGTCCTGTTGACCATCACCAACCTGAAATCCGTCAAAGACACCGCGGACAAGATCCGCAAGCTGAACTCAATCGTTTCGGATAGTACGGACGCGATCATCGGTGTTGAGTTGACGGGTCGTGTGACAAGTTGGAATCGGGGTGCCACAAAGCTTTTCGGCAACGCTTTGGATGTCTCCAAAAACGTTGAGCTTGCCGATGTATTGCCTGATTCGGTATTTGATCCCTGTGATGTCTTGGTTCGCGAACTGTCGCGTAAGGGAGAAGTCGCTCCAAAAGAAATCTCTGCGACCATTCTCGGCAAGAAGCTCACATTGTTAATTCGTGTCACCCCGGTGCTAGACGACTACGAACGTGTTTCCGCTGCGGCGATCACACTCTATGACGTCACATTGATGCGTGCGGCCGAAGAGCAACTGCGATTGCGGACGCGAGCGATCGACGCAGCGAGCACTGGCTTCATCATTGTCGACGCGTTAGCCGAAAACCTACCGATCGTTTACGCCAACAAAGGTTTTTATAGTCTGACGGGCTTCCAACCAAACGACATCATCGGCCGCAATTGCCGATTTTTGCAAGGGCCACGTACGGACCCCGCTGACGTTCAAAAGATCCGTGATGCAATTGCCGCGCGTCGAGAGTGCCGCGTGACATTGCTGAACTATCGCCGTGATGGCACCGAGTTCTACAACGATCTCATCATCACACCCATTACCGATGACGAAGGACGCGTCACGCACTTTATTGGCGCACAGAATGATGTGTCCGCCGTTGTCCAAGCAAAGCGAATTCTCGAGTGTAGCGAAGCGGAATATCGCAGCACCTTTGAGAACGCAGCGATCGGAATCGCGCATGTCGGGTTGGATGGCGAATGGCTTCGCGTCAATGAAAAACTGTGTGAGATCGTTGGATACTCGCGTGAAGAATTGCTCTCCAAGACGTTCCAAGAGATCACGCATCCCGATGACTTGGACATTGACTTGGTCCAATTTGCTCAAATGAAACGCGGCGAAATCCCCGGCTACTCGATGGAAAAACGCTATCTCCATCGCGATGGCCACGTTGTTTGGATCAATCTGACGACCTCACTGCGGTTGGATGTGGATGGGAATCCCGAATGCTGCATCTCATTGATCAACGATATCTCCGCTCGGAAAGAAACGGAGCAGAGACTTTCCGCTTCACGCGCCATCATTTCCGAAGTGATCCAACGAAGTGACGATCCGTTTGTGAGTTTCAACCAGGAAGGCGTGATCCAGGTTGCCAATCGGGCCGCACACCATTTGACCAAGCTATCGGAGAACTTAGTGGGTCGGTCTTATGAAGAATTGTTTGCGAACGAACTAGAATCTCCGCTGCTGTCGGTACTCGACCGCGTGCGTCGCTCGCAGCGAGGCGAAACAACCGAATACTTCTCCCAAACACGCAATCGCTGGTACGATGCCCGTGTCTTTCCGGTCGAAGGAGGCGCGGCTCTTTACATGACGGATGTGACCGGACGCAAAGAAACCGAGAATTACCTAGAAACGGCTCGTGCAGCGGCGGAAGAAGCCAGTTTGGCCAAGAGTAAGTTCCTGACCAATATGAGTCACGAAATTCGGTCGCCAATGTCGGCCATCATCGGATTCAGCGACATCGCGCTTCGAGACGTGCGTGAAGGGAAAGAGGTACAAGCCGAACACCTCGAAACCGTTATCCGAAACGGCCGATTCTTGCTCGGTATCATCAACGATATCCTGGACTTGTCCAAAGTGGAAGCCGGCAAACTGGAAGTCCGCAAGGCACGCTTTAGCCTCGTGCCAATGTTGGCCGACATCAGCGAATTGATGCGGCATCGTAGCGATTCAAATGGTATTCCGTTGACGTTTGAGTTTGCAAGCCCCGTCGTCGAACGAATTCACAGCGATCGTTCACGGGTCGAGCAAATCCTGGTCAATTTGATTGGCAATGCAATCAAGTTCACTCCCAAAGGCAGCGTGAGAGTTGTGGTGGACATGACTTCGCCCGACCGAGACCATCTACGCTTTCGAATCATCGACACAGGAATCGGAATCTCTCGAGATAATCTGTCCCGACTATTTCAAACGTTCAGCCAAGTGCACGATGAAAAGATCGTCGGCGTCGAAGGAACGGGATTGGGATTGGTCATCAGCAAACGTCTCGCCAAAATCCTTGGTGGTGACATTACGGTCGAGAGCTTTAAAGGGAAAGGAAGTTGCTTCACGTTGCTGTTGCCAGTGGAAAGCTCTGGCAACTTGGTGATGCCAAACGCAGCAGACTTGAAGCCAGAGTCGACCAGTTCTGGAAAGCTAGAGCAACTCCGTTGTCGTGTTCTCGTTGCTGACGATGCCCGCGATGTGCGAATGGTCACCACTCGAATTCTATCTCGTGCGGGGGCCGAGGTAGCCGAAGCGGTGAACGGTGCCGATGCGGTAAAAGCTGTTATCAAGGCGGAAAGTGAAGAACGTCCATTCGCATGCATTTTGATGGACATGCAAATGCCGGTTTTGGACGGGCGAGCAGCCACGGAACGACTTCGCGACCAGGGTTTCACGATGCCGATCATCGCGTTAACGGCCGGAGCAACGTCGGATGAAGTCCAAAAAGCCATTGCGGTCGGCTGCACCGAGTTCATGGCGAAACCTGTCGACTCGGCAAATCTGATCCAACGCGTCGCGGTGCTCACGAAGTAA
- a CDS encoding proteasome-type protease, which translates to MTFCVGIKVNDGIVALADTRIVRGSEQVNKRKLAEFQHAGQALFTMTSGLRSVRDKTLTYVDEALRGEDVVRDRLYQFTNLFGDQLRRVKAEDGPALAATHHAFNLHAIIGGRLPADESPQLFYVYPEGNWVEVAMDSPYFIIGRTYYGKPILDRLLTTDTPLPSAITLALLAFDATRTSVTDVDYPIDVAVLVNGDSAPRFHRYTEVDLMDTISHWTRALSDSVHNLPMQWASPLLPTT; encoded by the coding sequence ATGACGTTCTGTGTCGGAATCAAAGTCAACGATGGCATTGTCGCGCTCGCCGACACCCGGATCGTTCGCGGTAGCGAGCAGGTCAACAAGCGGAAACTTGCGGAGTTCCAGCATGCGGGGCAAGCACTCTTTACGATGACCAGTGGGCTACGATCGGTTCGCGACAAAACGTTGACCTATGTTGATGAAGCACTCCGAGGCGAGGATGTCGTTCGCGATCGCTTGTACCAATTCACCAACCTGTTTGGCGACCAATTGCGGCGAGTGAAAGCGGAAGATGGGCCGGCACTCGCCGCCACCCATCACGCCTTCAACCTGCACGCAATCATCGGTGGTAGATTACCAGCCGACGAGAGCCCGCAACTCTTTTACGTCTATCCCGAAGGCAATTGGGTCGAAGTCGCAATGGATTCTCCCTACTTCATTATCGGGCGCACCTATTACGGAAAGCCGATTCTCGACCGGTTACTGACGACCGATACGCCGCTGCCATCAGCCATCACTCTTGCGCTTTTGGCCTTCGATGCAACTCGCACAAGTGTGACGGATGTGGATTATCCGATCGACGTGGCGGTGCTTGTCAACGGCGATTCGGCTCCGCGTTTTCATCGCTACACGGAAGTCGATTTGATGGATACGATTTCGCACTGGACCCGAGCTCTTTCTGATTCCGTTCACAACCTGCCGATGCAATGGGCTTCCCCCCTTCTCCCTACCACCTAA
- a CDS encoding CsbD family protein yields MITKREMSGKWDSIVGSVKKRYGQITDEELAQVEGDLNQLSGLIQQKAGQSREQVEAFLDECCEGSFVDQVNAMAENASETIREGYQHVTETARHGYDHSVKALSRRPIESIVAAAGVGVLLGVMVGISIGARRERELSWRERWSR; encoded by the coding sequence TTGATTACGAAAAGAGAAATGAGCGGCAAATGGGATTCGATCGTAGGATCGGTCAAGAAGAGGTATGGACAGATCACCGACGAGGAATTGGCACAAGTTGAAGGCGATCTCAACCAACTCTCCGGATTGATCCAGCAAAAGGCCGGCCAGTCCCGTGAACAGGTCGAAGCATTTTTGGACGAGTGCTGCGAAGGATCGTTCGTCGATCAAGTGAACGCCATGGCCGAGAACGCAAGTGAAACGATACGTGAAGGCTATCAACACGTTACCGAGACTGCACGACATGGATATGATCACTCCGTCAAAGCGTTGTCACGGCGACCGATTGAATCGATTGTTGCCGCGGCAGGAGTTGGTGTGTTGCTCGGTGTCATGGTAGGCATTTCTATCGGAGCCCGACGTGAACGCGAATTGTCATGGCGAGAACGCTGGAGTCGCTAG
- a CDS encoding AI-2E family transporter: MTNPKSDLATIAAVAQLLAVILTVAALYFARDVFIPLALGLLLSFLLSPIVNRLQRWGIPNVMAVVSTAVLAFLFLAGGFTLIGRELTTLVSDLPKHKGELVSKARSVAGMTSGVGGSLGELAEEVSDAMGGTEELKTEIEEDRSFLQRWTDELLPTPTGSVDKATDGKSIASPIYVQEVNDSNSLASWATTAGTVLGPLATAGLVSVFALFMLVHREDLRDRTISIVSHGNYVTTTDALDEAAGRISRYLIAQSIVNTSYGFVLSVGLLIIGGTLTEDGIFPNAILWGVLATCLRFVPYIGPTTAAVFPMAIALSVFPGYSVALAVLTLIITMELLSNNVLEPWLYGASTGISAVAVIVAAVFWGWLWGPVGLLLSTPLTVCLVVLGRYVPRFKVLSTLFGEEVEIKAAMRFYQRLLASDHHRAKQMLFQHVNENDFDATCDEVIIPALKRIRLDHNNEHLSSADADRLLALAGGLISQLKEHVHSTAEVPKEVPKEVPKEVPQEIPVEIPVEMPVEKLEDKPGSSVYDDPSIPTIIGCTSHHFSETLLLNLLRIGGVGHYQLDHIEDDMLPQEIGQQIVQREPAAVVIIVLPKGGFAQARYLCKSIRGEGYVGPILVSCLGKFKNHDKLFVKFRKAGATSMTTSYSKTRSKIDSILKRRAPTPVA; encoded by the coding sequence ATGACGAACCCTAAATCGGATCTTGCGACCATCGCCGCCGTCGCACAATTGCTGGCAGTCATCTTGACGGTCGCCGCGTTGTACTTCGCTCGTGATGTGTTTATCCCGCTAGCACTCGGATTGTTGTTGTCATTCCTGCTAAGCCCCATTGTCAATCGATTGCAACGATGGGGCATTCCGAACGTGATGGCAGTTGTTTCTACAGCTGTATTAGCATTCCTGTTTTTGGCGGGTGGATTCACATTGATCGGTCGTGAGCTGACGACACTGGTCAGTGACCTGCCAAAACACAAAGGTGAACTCGTCTCAAAAGCTCGAAGCGTGGCTGGGATGACCTCTGGGGTTGGTGGGTCACTGGGAGAACTTGCAGAGGAGGTCTCCGACGCGATGGGTGGGACGGAAGAGCTAAAAACGGAAATAGAGGAAGACAGGTCATTCCTACAGAGATGGACCGATGAGTTATTACCCACTCCGACAGGATCGGTTGACAAGGCAACCGATGGCAAGTCCATCGCTTCACCCATTTACGTTCAAGAGGTAAACGACAGCAATTCGCTTGCAAGTTGGGCAACGACGGCTGGCACCGTTCTAGGTCCACTTGCAACAGCGGGTTTGGTAAGCGTGTTCGCTCTGTTCATGCTCGTCCATCGTGAAGATTTGCGAGACCGAACCATTTCGATTGTCAGTCACGGTAACTATGTGACGACGACGGATGCGTTGGATGAGGCCGCCGGTCGAATCAGCCGGTATCTAATCGCGCAATCCATCGTGAATACGTCTTATGGTTTTGTCCTCTCAGTTGGTCTGCTCATCATCGGCGGAACGTTGACCGAGGACGGCATCTTTCCCAATGCGATCCTATGGGGTGTGTTGGCAACGTGCCTGCGTTTCGTGCCGTACATCGGCCCCACCACTGCAGCCGTCTTTCCAATGGCGATTGCCTTGTCGGTCTTCCCCGGCTACAGCGTAGCACTCGCCGTACTGACCCTCATTATCACAATGGAATTGTTGAGCAACAACGTTCTCGAACCTTGGCTCTACGGGGCCAGCACAGGCATCTCGGCCGTCGCCGTGATTGTCGCAGCGGTGTTTTGGGGCTGGCTCTGGGGACCCGTCGGTCTACTGCTGTCGACCCCACTGACGGTTTGTCTGGTGGTCTTGGGTCGGTATGTGCCTCGTTTTAAAGTGCTATCCACCCTGTTTGGTGAAGAAGTCGAGATCAAAGCGGCTATGCGTTTCTATCAAAGACTGCTTGCGAGCGACCATCATCGCGCTAAGCAGATGCTATTCCAGCATGTGAACGAGAACGACTTTGATGCTACATGCGATGAAGTTATCATCCCGGCGCTGAAACGCATCCGACTTGATCACAACAACGAGCATCTCAGCAGCGCTGACGCCGATCGCTTGTTAGCATTGGCTGGCGGGCTTATTTCGCAACTTAAAGAACACGTCCACTCTACCGCTGAAGTGCCCAAAGAAGTGCCCAAAGAAGTGCCCAAAGAAGTGCCCCAAGAAATACCCGTAGAAATACCCGTAGAAATGCCCGTAGAGAAGCTCGAAGATAAGCCTGGGTCTAGCGTTTACGACGATCCATCGATTCCGACGATCATCGGTTGTACTTCCCATCACTTCAGCGAAACATTGCTATTGAACCTACTACGCATCGGTGGCGTCGGACATTACCAGCTCGACCACATCGAAGACGACATGCTTCCTCAAGAGATTGGACAACAGATTGTGCAACGCGAACCTGCCGCCGTTGTGATTATCGTCTTACCGAAAGGCGGATTTGCGCAAGCCCGCTATCTTTGCAAATCGATTCGTGGTGAAGGATACGTCGGCCCCATCCTTGTCTCTTGTCTCGGCAAATTCAAGAACCATGACAAGCTTTTCGTCAAGTTTCGCAAAGCGGGTGCAACCAGCATGACCACGTCTTACTCGAAAACACGATCCAAAATCGATTCCATCCTCAAACGACGCGCCCCCACCCCCGTGGCGTAG
- a CDS encoding sulfatase family protein has translation MAFVLGMAAIQAAAQTPPNIVWIFSDDHSYQTIGAYDGPLASLDPSPNIDRLAREGMRFDHAYVGNSICAPSRATLLTGKHSHRNGKYGNQGSFDHDQQQFQKILQKNGYQTAMVGKIHLSGKMQGFDYWEVLPGQGKYYSPDFVTENGKTTYPGRYVTDVITERTLNWLENEREKDKPFMLMVHHKAPHRNWHPADRHMDLYEDITIPEPANLFDDYATRGTAAHKQDMTIEKTMSMKGDLKIGNKTPRYKKRNDWFAENKPEGRELVQWKYQTYMKDYLRCTWAVDESVGKVLQALEDQGLLENTIVMYSSDQGFYMGEHGWFDKRFMYEESFRTPLLARWPGKIKPGSVNTDLVQNIDFAETFLDLAGASIPDDMQGESLVPLLKGETPNDWRDSLYYHYYEYPATHSVRRHEGVFDKRYKLIRFYGRDVPEGEEWELYDLKYDPSEMNNVYGNPEYSATVEKLKNELSQLRQLYDVEDGKQ, from the coding sequence ATGGCCTTCGTATTGGGCATGGCAGCGATTCAAGCTGCAGCCCAGACCCCCCCCAATATTGTCTGGATCTTTTCGGACGACCATTCCTACCAAACGATTGGAGCCTATGACGGCCCTCTTGCATCTTTGGATCCATCGCCGAACATTGACCGGCTTGCACGTGAGGGCATGCGTTTTGATCACGCTTACGTGGGCAATTCAATCTGTGCACCGAGTCGCGCCACGCTGCTGACCGGTAAGCACAGCCATAGGAATGGGAAATACGGTAACCAAGGCTCGTTTGACCATGACCAGCAGCAGTTCCAGAAAATCCTACAGAAGAACGGCTATCAGACCGCGATGGTTGGCAAAATTCACCTGAGCGGAAAGATGCAGGGTTTCGACTACTGGGAAGTGCTCCCGGGTCAGGGGAAATATTACAGCCCCGATTTTGTCACCGAAAACGGAAAAACGACGTACCCGGGGCGTTATGTGACCGACGTCATCACCGAACGCACGTTGAACTGGTTAGAAAACGAGCGTGAGAAAGACAAACCGTTCATGTTGATGGTGCACCACAAGGCGCCACATCGAAACTGGCATCCCGCCGACCGCCACATGGACCTCTATGAAGACATCACGATTCCGGAACCGGCCAATCTCTTCGATGATTATGCCACCCGTGGAACGGCCGCCCACAAGCAGGATATGACGATCGAGAAAACCATGAGCATGAAGGGGGACTTGAAGATCGGAAACAAAACCCCACGCTACAAGAAACGGAATGATTGGTTTGCGGAAAACAAGCCGGAAGGCCGAGAACTGGTTCAATGGAAATACCAAACCTACATGAAGGATTACCTTCGCTGCACCTGGGCGGTCGATGAAAGCGTCGGAAAAGTTCTTCAGGCATTGGAAGATCAGGGGCTGCTTGAAAACACCATTGTGATGTATTCGTCCGACCAGGGTTTCTATATGGGTGAGCACGGCTGGTTCGACAAACGCTTCATGTATGAGGAATCGTTTCGTACTCCCCTGTTGGCACGCTGGCCTGGTAAGATCAAGCCAGGATCGGTCAATACCGATTTGGTACAGAACATTGACTTCGCGGAGACCTTTCTCGATCTAGCCGGTGCTTCGATTCCTGATGATATGCAGGGAGAATCGCTCGTTCCGCTGCTGAAAGGAGAAACGCCGAATGACTGGCGAGACTCGCTCTACTACCACTACTACGAATATCCAGCAACACACAGTGTCCGCCGCCATGAAGGGGTCTTCGATAAACGTTACAAGCTAATCCGCTTTTACGGCAGGGATGTGCCTGAAGGTGAAGAGTGGGAATTGTACGACCTAAAATACGATCCGTCCGAGATGAATAATGTCTACGGCAATCCAGAATATTCAGCCACCGTTGAGAAATTGAAGAACGAGCTGAGCCAACTGAGACAACTCTATGATGTTGAAGATGGCAAACAATAA